The DNA region AGTTCTTGTATTTACAATTGGTTGAAATGCATAGTCTAATTTATCTATTAATAACAATAATTCTTTTTCTTTATCTAATTTGGCAATTGACATTTATAGCCTTTGTAGTTATATATATAGATCTTTGATTATTTGTTCGCGTTAATAAAAAAAGACCTGTATATATAGCCAAAAAAGAGGCTATTCTCTTTTTACTTTAATATATCAATGGAGACTTTTACTCTTTTTTTTACAGATACTTTTACGGATTCTCTTTTATTTTTTGGTAAAGTAATTAATCCTATTTTATTAAGAATACCTTTTCCTCCAGTCATCTTATCACTCATAAATAGTTCAATATATTTTTTCATTGCTGGAACATCTTTTTCATGAGAGTTTTTAATATAAAAATATAGTGATCTTGATATAGGATATTCCCCAGATGATATTGTTTTAGAAGTCGGCATAATACCATCTATTTTTGTACCAATTAATTTGTCTTTATTTTTAGCTAAAAATGAATATCCAAAAATACCAAATGCATTTTTCATTTTTATTAGTTTTTCTACTATGATATTATCATCCTCTCCTGATGATATATAAACTCCATCTTGTCTAATTTTATGGTATTCTTTATATGCTTTATATCTATTTTTATCTTTGTTATATAAAGATATATATGAGTTCATATTTTTAAAAGTTGCTTTTAATATAATATCTTCGAAAGTATCTCTCGTTCCAGATGATTTAGGCGGTCCATATATAAGTATCTCTCTATTTGGAAGTGATGGATGTACTTGTGACCATCTTTTATAGGGATTTTTAATTAATTTATCATTTTTATTAGGAACTTCAGCTGCAATAGCTAGGGCTAATTGTTTTGTTGTAATTGAGAATGGTTTATTTTCATTAGATTGTGCAAATATGATACCATCAAATCCTATTATTGCTTCTGTTATATTTGTAATACCATTTTTTTCACATATTCTAAATTCTTCTTTTTTCATTCTTCTTGAAGCATTTATAATATCTGGTGTATTTAAATTATTCCCTTTACAAAATAGTTTATACCCTTCTCCTGAACCAGTTGAAATTATTATGGGAATTGGATAGTTTGTTGTTTCATCTAATTTTTTCGCAACAGCAGAAGCAAATGGATAAACTGTTGATGAGCCTACTATTTTTATTTGATCTCTAGCATTAAGATTAATTGTTATTAATGCACTAGATAATAAAGTAAAAGAGGCTTTTTTAATCGTCATATTTATCTTTCCCAATAAAACTTTTATAAAGAAATTGTATAACGTGTTGATTACATTTTGATTACTATTTTAAAAGAAATTGTATAAAGAATAATATTTAAGTGTAGAGAAATAAGGACGATTAAATGTCGCTTATTTCTATAAGTTTTGCTTGATAATCAGCAATTAATGGATCAATAATTTCATCAAATAATCCATCATTCATTATGTATTCAAGTCTATAAAGTGTAAGGTTAATTCTATGGTCTGAGATTCTATTTTGTGGATAATTATATGTTCTGATTCTTCCACTTCTATCTCCAGTACCTACTTGGGCTTTTCTTTCTGCACCTTCTTGAGCCATTTGTTCTTGCATCTGCAAATCATAAAGTCTTGCTTTAAGAACTTTCATGGCTTTTTCTTTATTTTTATGTTGTGATTTTTGGTCTTGGTTAGTTACTACAATTCCACTTGGAATATGAGTAATTCTAACTGCACTATCTGTAGTATTTACAGATTGTCCTCCACAACCACTTGATCTCATAACATCAATTTTTAAATCGTTAGGATTGATATCTACTTCAATATCATCAACTTCTGGCATTACTGCTACAGTTATTGCTGAAGTATGTACTCTTCCTTGTGACTCAGTTGCCGGTACTCTTTGAACTCTATGTGTACCACCTTCAAATTTTAATTTACTGTAAGCGTGGTCACCTTTTACAAGTAATACAAGTTCTTTGTATCCTCCAGCTTCACTCTCACTTGAGTTCATAATTTCAACTTTCCAGCCATTGTTTTCTGCATATCTTAAGTAACCTCTAAAAAGGTCACCAACAAAAATTGCAGCTTCATCCCCACCTGTCCCTGCTCTAAGTTCTAAATAGATGTTTTTATCATCATTTGGATCTTTAGGAATCATAAGAACTTTTATTTCTTCTTCAAGTTGTGGTTTTCTTGTTTCAAGATCTTTTAATTCTTCTTTTGCAAGCTCACCTAATTCAGGATCTTCTAAAAGAATTTTATTTTCTTCAATATCTTGAACAATTTGAATGTATTCTTTTGCTTTATTAACAATTGGTTCTATTGATGATTGCTCTTTTGATAGTTCTGTCATTTTTTTTATGTCAGATGTTATATCTGGTGAGATTAACAGCTTGTTAATCTCTTCATATCTATCAATAAAAGGTTGTAGTTTATCTTCTAACATTATTTTTTATTTACGTTATTTATATAAAAATTATAATGCATTAACTTTTGTTTGTAATCTACTAACTTTTCTAGCAGCATTACCTTTCTTTAATACACCTTTACTTACGCAGTGGTGAATATATTTATTCGCAGATTTTACTGCTTCAGAAGCTTTTTCTTTATCATTCGCTTCAACTGCAGATAATACATCTTTTGTTAAGTTTTTAATTCTTGTTTTATAGAATCTGTTTCTTTCAGTTCTAATTTTTGCTTGTCTAGCTCTTTTTTCAGCAGATTTATGATTTGCCATTTTATTTTAACCTCTTTGTAAAAAATTTAAGGGTAGAATAATACCTAAAATAACTTTAAATTAAGTTTAAATTTAGGAAGCTTTAATGAAACTATTTGGAACTGATGGTGTTAGAGGAAAAGCAGGTGAATTTTTAGATTCTATAACTACAATGAAACTTGCTATGGCTGCTGGAATCTATTTTAGAAAACATTCAACAACAAATAAAATATTAGTTGGAAAAGATACAAGAAGAAGTGGATATATGATTGAAAACGCTTTAGTATCAGGGCTTACAGCTATTGGATATGATGTTATACAAATTGGGCCAATGCCTACTCCTGCAATTGCATATTTGACAGAAAGTATGAGGTGTGATGCTGGTATTATGATAAGTGCATCACATAATCCTTATGATGACAATGGAATAAAGTTCTTTGATAATCATGGTAATAAATTAAATTCTAAATGTGAAAAAGAGATAGAAAAAATATTTGCAGATAGAGAATATATAATTTCTCAACAAAAAATTGGGAAAGAAATTGGTTCTTCAAAAAGAATCGATGATGTAATTGGAAGATATATTGTATCAATAAAAAGTTCCTTTCCTAAAGACTTAACACTTCATGGTCAAAGAATCGTACTTGATTGTGCAAATGGAGCAGCTTATAAAGTTGGACCAACTATTTTAGAAGAGTTAGGGGCAGAAGTAATAACAATAAATAATAAACCTAATGGATATAATATTAATGATGATTGTGGAGCATTACATCCTAAAAATGTAGGTAAAATGGTACTTGAAACTAGAGCAGATTTAGGTATTGCACTTGATGGGGATGCTGATAGACTTGTAATTATTGATGAAACAGGTTCTGTTGTATCTGGTGATAAATTATTAGGTGCGTTGTGTAATTATTTAAAAGATGAAAGTCACTTAGTAGGTAATGCATGTGTTGCAACTGTTATGAGTAATCAAGCATTAGAGGATTATTTAAAATCTAAAAACCTAGAATTAATTAGAACTGATGTTGGTGATAAAAATGTTTTAGAAGGTATGAAAAAACATAATGTAAATTTTGGTGGAGAACAAAGTGGGCATATTATTTTTTCAGATGTTGCAAAAACAGGTGATGGATTAGCTTCAGCACTCCAAGTATTAGCATTAATTGTAAAAAGTGGCAAAAAAGCAAGTGAGATTTTAAATCCTTTTGAACTTTACCCTCAAGTATTAGAAAATATTGTAGTAAGTCAAAAAAAACCTTTAGATGAAATTGATGGATTAAAAAAACTTCAAGATGAGATAAAAAAATTAGGAATGAGAGATTTAGTTAGATATTCAGGAACTGAAAAAAAACTAAGAGTATTACTTGAAGGTAAAGATAAAAAACAAGTAGAAGAGTATATGAATAAACTAGTAGAGTTTTTTAAAAATAAACTATGAAAAAAATATTTTTAGTATTTTTTATTTTTGCAACTGTATTTATTATAGATCAATTTATTAAATATGGATTTGTTTATTTTGATTGGGGATATGAAGGAAAAGTATTATCTTTACAATTAGCATATAACTATGGAGTAGCATTCTCTATGTTCTCTTTTTTAAAAGAGTATTTGAAGTTTATACAACTGATTATGTTATTTGTAGGAGTTATATATCTCTATTTTAATAAAAGTGTATTCTATAAATATTTTGTAGCTATAGGATTGTTATATGCAGGTGGTTTATCTAATATTTTAGATAGATTTACTTATGGAGCAGTTGTTGATTATATTTATTGGCATTATGGTTTTGAATTTGCGATTTTTAATTTTGCAGATATGATAATAAATCTTGCAGTTGCAATAATAATTTATCAACAACTATTTAAGAAAAAAGATAAAAAAACTAGTGTTTAGTAAGCTTAACTAAAAATTAGATATAATCGCACAAATAATATATATATATAAGTAGGTAATAAATGGGACAAACAATAACAGAAAAAATATTTAGTGAGCATGTTGGAAGAGAAGTTCATGCAGGAGAAATCATTAGATGTAATATAGATATGGTGATTGGAAATGATATTACTACTCCTATATCAATTAGAGCATTTGAAGAGAGCGGTAAAGAGAAATTAGCAAATCCAGATGGTTTTGCAATTGTTCTTGATCACTTTATTCCAGCAAAAGATATTGCAAGTGCAAATCAAGCAAAAATCTCAAGAGATTTTGCAATGAAACATAATTTAAAAAACTTTTTTGATGAAAAAGATATGGGAATTGAGCACGCATTACTACCAGAAAAAGGTTTAGTATTACCAGGTGATGTAATTATTGGGGCTGATTCACATACATGTACTCATGGTGCATTAGGTGCATTTAGTACAGGTATGGGAAGTACAGATATCTCTTTTGGAATGATTACTGGTGGTAACTGGTTTAAAGTTCCTGAATCAATTAAAGTTGTATTCAATGGAAAACCAAGTGAATTTGTAACAGGAAAAGATTTAATTTTAGAAGTAATTAGAATTTTAGGTGTAGATGGTGCACTTTATAAAACTTTAGAGTTTACTGGAACTACAATTCCTCATTTAACTATGGATGATAGATTCTCTTTATGTAATATGGCAATTGAAGCCGGAGCTAAAAACGGTATTGTTGCTTATGATGAAGTAACTAAAGAATTTTTAGATTCAAGAGATTCTTTAAGAGCAGAACCAAAAATTCATTATAGTGATGAAGATGCGATTTATTCTCAAGTGATTGAGATTGATGTTGAAAATTTAGAGCCTGTTATTGCATATCCTTTCTTACCTTCAAATGGTCATTCAGTTACACAAGCAGTATCTGATGAGATTAGAGTTGATCAAGTATTTATAGGATCATGTACAAATGGTAGATTAAGTGATTTTGAAGTTGCTGCAAAATTATTAGAGGGTAAAAAAGTTGCAAGACATGTAAGACTTATTTTAACTCCAGGAACACAAAAAATATTAAGAGAAGCAACAAAATTAGGATATATTGATACTTTAGTTGATGCAGGTGCAGTTGTCTCAAATCCGACTTGTGGAGCATGCCTTGGTGGATATATGGGAATATTGGGAGATAATGAAGTATGCATATCTACAACTAACAGAAACTTTGTAGGAAGAATGGGTAGTAGAAGTTCTAAAATTTATCTTGCTAATAGTGCAGTTGCAGCAGCAAGTGCAATTTCTGGATATATTACAGATCCAAACTCTTTATAATTATGTACCCACACTTTAATATACCTTGTGTAATTTTATGTGGTGGTAAAAGTTCAAGAATGAAAGAAGATAAATCTCTTCTTCCATTTGCGAATAAATCTTCTTTAGTAAAATATCAATATGATCGTTTAAAAATATATTTTGATGAGATATATCTT from Malaciobacter molluscorum LMG 25693 includes:
- a CDS encoding substrate-binding domain-containing protein, whose product is MTIKKASFTLLSSALITINLNARDQIKIVGSSTVYPFASAVAKKLDETTNYPIPIIISTGSGEGYKLFCKGNNLNTPDIINASRRMKKEEFRICEKNGITNITEAIIGFDGIIFAQSNENKPFSITTKQLALAIAAEVPNKNDKLIKNPYKRWSQVHPSLPNREILIYGPPKSSGTRDTFEDIILKATFKNMNSYISLYNKDKNRYKAYKEYHKIRQDGVYISSGEDDNIIVEKLIKMKNAFGIFGYSFLAKNKDKLIGTKIDGIMPTSKTISSGEYPISRSLYFYIKNSHEKDVPAMKKYIELFMSDKMTGGKGILNKIGLITLPKNKRESVKVSVKKRVKVSIDILK
- the prfA gene encoding peptide chain release factor 1; its protein translation is MLEDKLQPFIDRYEEINKLLISPDITSDIKKMTELSKEQSSIEPIVNKAKEYIQIVQDIEENKILLEDPELGELAKEELKDLETRKPQLEEEIKVLMIPKDPNDDKNIYLELRAGTGGDEAAIFVGDLFRGYLRYAENNGWKVEIMNSSESEAGGYKELVLLVKGDHAYSKLKFEGGTHRVQRVPATESQGRVHTSAITVAVMPEVDDIEVDINPNDLKIDVMRSSGCGGQSVNTTDSAVRITHIPSGIVVTNQDQKSQHKNKEKAMKVLKARLYDLQMQEQMAQEGAERKAQVGTGDRSGRIRTYNYPQNRISDHRINLTLYRLEYIMNDGLFDEIIDPLIADYQAKLIEISDI
- the rpsT gene encoding 30S ribosomal protein S20 codes for the protein MANHKSAEKRARQAKIRTERNRFYKTRIKNLTKDVLSAVEANDKEKASEAVKSANKYIHHCVSKGVLKKGNAARKVSRLQTKVNAL
- the lspA gene encoding signal peptidase II, which gives rise to MKKIFLVFFIFATVFIIDQFIKYGFVYFDWGYEGKVLSLQLAYNYGVAFSMFSFLKEYLKFIQLIMLFVGVIYLYFNKSVFYKYFVAIGLLYAGGLSNILDRFTYGAVVDYIYWHYGFEFAIFNFADMIINLAVAIIIYQQLFKKKDKKTSV
- the glmM gene encoding phosphoglucosamine mutase, translated to MKLFGTDGVRGKAGEFLDSITTMKLAMAAGIYFRKHSTTNKILVGKDTRRSGYMIENALVSGLTAIGYDVIQIGPMPTPAIAYLTESMRCDAGIMISASHNPYDDNGIKFFDNHGNKLNSKCEKEIEKIFADREYIISQQKIGKEIGSSKRIDDVIGRYIVSIKSSFPKDLTLHGQRIVLDCANGAAYKVGPTILEELGAEVITINNKPNGYNINDDCGALHPKNVGKMVLETRADLGIALDGDADRLVIIDETGSVVSGDKLLGALCNYLKDESHLVGNACVATVMSNQALEDYLKSKNLELIRTDVGDKNVLEGMKKHNVNFGGEQSGHIIFSDVAKTGDGLASALQVLALIVKSGKKASEILNPFELYPQVLENIVVSQKKPLDEIDGLKKLQDEIKKLGMRDLVRYSGTEKKLRVLLEGKDKKQVEEYMNKLVEFFKNKL
- a CDS encoding 3-isopropylmalate dehydratase large subunit, encoding MGQTITEKIFSEHVGREVHAGEIIRCNIDMVIGNDITTPISIRAFEESGKEKLANPDGFAIVLDHFIPAKDIASANQAKISRDFAMKHNLKNFFDEKDMGIEHALLPEKGLVLPGDVIIGADSHTCTHGALGAFSTGMGSTDISFGMITGGNWFKVPESIKVVFNGKPSEFVTGKDLILEVIRILGVDGALYKTLEFTGTTIPHLTMDDRFSLCNMAIEAGAKNGIVAYDEVTKEFLDSRDSLRAEPKIHYSDEDAIYSQVIEIDVENLEPVIAYPFLPSNGHSVTQAVSDEIRVDQVFIGSCTNGRLSDFEVAAKLLEGKKVARHVRLILTPGTQKILREATKLGYIDTLVDAGAVVSNPTCGACLGGYMGILGDNEVCISTTNRNFVGRMGSRSSKIYLANSAVAAASAISGYITDPNSL